A window of the Trichoderma asperellum chromosome 6, complete sequence genome harbors these coding sequences:
- a CDS encoding uncharacterized protein (TransMembrane:12 (i138-159o171-193i205-223o229-252i264-289o295-315i371-390o410-432i453-472o478-500i507-532o544-566i)): MDSAERELWEAERDASAGRYQRASHEIERAMTASSASSSSDRDSIYRRRTNMSRVSTQNDLERHTTALSRIATQRSQHVNTVGGSIRSESRASRKPLPAFGGGKPYPPLLPAQEEYVVEFDGPDDPLHAQNWPTRKKLLTSAMLAYTTFVASFTSSIFSSATSTVARKFDVGLEVGVLGTSFYVLGFAFGPSLWAPLSELRGRRLPIVLSTFGFSLFTIATATAKDIQTILICRFFAGFFGSCPLAVVAAVFSDMFDNRTRGTAIAIFSMTVFTGPMLAPFIGGFIVTSYLGWRWTEYICAIMGFVAFILDLFFLEESYPPVILVGKASELRRRTKNWGIHAKQEEIEIDFGELVSKNFLRPIRLLFTEPIIFLLSLYMSFIYGLLYLFFTAYPLVFQGVHGFSPGLSGLTFFGLVIGELLATLTIILQVPWYNRKLAANHGIPIPEWRLPNMMAGGIAFAGGIFWFGWTGFSADIHWAIPAVSGILTGFGLMSIFLQALNYIVDAYLMFAASALAGNTLMRSLFGAAFPLFGRQMFVGMHIQWASTLLGCVAVVLSPIPFVFYFYGAKIRAKSKIAPIFSAPADEPESSDTNVDENEEVQREKEDEHNAAALANAPKKESEASSPAETV, encoded by the exons ATGGATTCCGCCGAACGAGAGCTCTGGGAGGCAGAGCGCGACGCCTCTGCTGGTCGCTATCAGCGGGCGAGCCATGAAATTGAACGGGCGATGACGGCCTCGTctgcctcgtcgtcttcggatCGCGACAGCATCTACCGCCGCCGAACTAACATGAGTCGCGTATCAACGCAGAACGATCTGGAGCGTCATACCACGGCTCTCAGTCGAATTGCTACCCAGAGAAGCCAGCACGTTAACACCGTCGGAGGCTCGATCCGCTCAGAGAGCAGAGCATCACGAAAGCCTCTGCCAgcctttggcggcggcaagcCATATCCCCCGCTACTACCCGCCCAGGAGGAATACGTTGTCGAATTCGATGGGCCTGACGATCCTCTGCATGCCCAGAATTGGCCAACAAGAAAGAAGCTCCTGACGTCTGCCATGTTGGCCTATACCACATTCGTTGCCTCCTTcacatcttccatcttctcttctgcgaCATCCACCGTGGCCAGAAAGTTCGATGTTGGCCTCGAGGTTGGCGTTTTGGGCACCTCGTTTTACGTCCTGGGTTTCGCATTTGGTCCTTCGCTGTGGGCGCCCCTGTCTGAGCTGAGGGGCCGTCGTTTGCCCATCGTCCTCTCCACCTttggcttctctctcttcaccatCGCGACGGCCACTGCCAAGGATATTCAGACGATTCTCATCTGTCGCTTCTTCGCTGGTTTCTTCGGTTCCTGCCCGCTTGCTGTCGTtgccgccgtcttctccgACATGTTTGACAATAGAACTAGAGGAACAGCGATTGCTATTTTTTCCATGACCGTTTTCACCGGTCCCATGTTGGCACCCTTTATCGGCGGCTTCATTGTAACATCCTATCTGGGATGGCGCTGGACCGAGTATATCTGTGCCATTATGGGATTTGTCGCTTTTATTCTTGACTTGTTCTTTCTCGAGGAGTCTTATCCACCAGTCATCCTCGTTGGTAAGGCTTCGGAGCTGCGACGACGTACTAAGAACTGGGGCATCCACGCCAAGCAGGAGGAAATCGAGATTGACTTTGGCGAACTCGTCAGCAAGAATTTCCTTCGTCCGATACGGCTTCTGTTCACTGAAcccatcatcttcctcctttcaCTGTATATGAGTTTTATTTATGGGCTGCTCTATCTATTCTTCACTGCGTACCCTCTTGTTTTCCAAGGCGTCCATGGTTTCTCCCCGGGTCTGTCTGGCTTGACCTTTTTCGGATTGGTTATTGGTGAGCTTCTTGCCACTTTGACCATCATTCTTCAGGTGCCGTGGTATAATCGCAAACTTGCTGCTAACCATGGCATCCCAATTCCCGAGTGGCGATTGCCAAACATGATGGCTGGTGGTATTGCCTTTGCTGGCGGCATCTTCTGGTTTGGATG GACTGGGTTCTCAGCGGATATCCATTGGGCAATCCCAGCTGTCAGTGGAATTCTCACTGGCTTCGGCCTCATGTCGATTTTCCTTCAGGCTCTCAACTATATTGTCGATGCCTACCTCATGTTTGCTGCTTCAGCCCTTGCTGGAAACACTTTAATGAGATCCCTCTTTGGAGCTGCTTTCCCTCTTTTCGGCCGTCAAATGTTTGTTGGTATGCACATTCAGTGGGCTAGCACTCTGCTCGGCTGTGTAGCCGTTGTCCTGTCTCCAATTCCATTTGTGTTCTACTTCTACGGCGCCAAGATTAGAGCAAAGAGCAAGATCGCCCCCATCTTTTCCGCCCCGGCTGATGAACCCGAATCTTCTGATACCAACGTGGACGAGAACGAAGAGgtgcagagagagaaggaagatgagcacaacgcagcagcattggctAATGCGCCAAAGAAGGAGAGCGAGGCTAGTAGTCCCGCTGAGACCGTATGA